Genomic window (Maylandia zebra isolate NMK-2024a linkage group LG11, Mzebra_GT3a, whole genome shotgun sequence):
CTCTGCATGCaactaaaaatacaaataaaattgtgaACTACAAGAAATTCTAATctacattgtttttatttttctgtttgttgggggggggggggtttaataaCAGACGGAACACAAAATGTCTGTAGAGGAAGTATGCAGGAAATTCCAGACTGACGTTGTCCAGGTAAGCTGACAACGCATTTTCCCAGTTTGCCACCAGGTGGCAGTGATGTACTTTTCATGGTTAGAGTTTGTGACAAAGAAATGCTTTTGAACTTCACATTCCGCTTCCTCTCGGTTCACTGCAGGGACTGACCAATGCCAAGGCCGCAGAGTTTCTGCTCAGGGATGGTCCCAATGCTCTCACCCCTCCTCCCACCACCCCAGAATGGGTCAAGTTCTGTCGCCAGCTGTTCGGTGGATTCTCCATCCTGCTGTGGACCGGCGCCATCCTCTGCTTTCTGGCCTACGCTATCCAGGCAGCTACCGAGGACGAGCCTGCAGGGGACAACGTGAgcaacccacacacacattcacaattAGTCACACAGGTTTAGCCCAAACATATTCATCTGTGGCCTATTTGCACCTCATTAACATACCCGTCACACCTAAGACTCTTGGGTATTAACATAAATAACACCTCAGTAAATATTTTACACATACTGCACTCGGTGGCTTCAAACCACCCCCACTAACATATTTCTAATTTTCTCTCCTTTCAGTTGTACCTTGGTATTGTGCTCACAGCTGTCGTAGTCATCACCGGTTGCTTCTCATACTTTCAAGAGGCTAAGAGCTCTAAAATCATGGAGTCTTTCAAAAACATGGTACCTCAGGTAAATAGGTGCTTGATCCCGTACACACAGTATGAAGTAATCTATGCTGTAAGGACAGCAGAAGGCGTACAAGACATCCTTGTCGCCACTACTCATATAGCTTTTACTTGAAGAAACCTCCTGCCTCCATTCTACAGTAACATTTAACATGTCAGTCAAGGCCTGTGTGAAATTATCCCCCCACTACTTCTCCCGTACCTCTCTACTTGCCACTCTGATTTAGAATAAAAGCTGTATACACAAAAAGAAGTTTCACAGCTGGTGCTTGCCAGTGTTTTGATTATAAATTAGTTACTTACAGTATGTAAGTCAAACATATCTAAATGGAGCTCTCTAAATGTAATTCTGGCATCATGAATGACATTATTTCCTCTCCTGCAGCAAGCACTGGTGATCCGTGAGGGTGAGAAGGTGCAGATCAATGCTGAGGAAGTGGTGGCCGGAGATCTGATTGAAGTGAAGGGTGGAGACAGGATCCCTGCTGACATCAGGGTGACTTCAGCTCACGGCTGCAAggtaaagacacacacacacacacacacacacacacacacacacacacacacacacacacacagtcacatgcatagatttatatttttgtttctttttatatgtaataaaaaaaaaaactttaacattttcttttgcCCAACAGGTAGATAACTCTTCCCTTACAGGAGAATCAGAGCCTCAGAGCAGGTCACCTGACTGTACCCATGACAACCCCCTGGAGACCCGAAACGTTGCTTTCTTCTCCACAAACTGTGTTGAAGGTATTGTCACCATGGCAATAACACTGCATGCTATTGTTACCTTGCAGGACTGTGGTTGAATTTAAAGCCCTCAGTTTGAACAAAGCGATAAAGTTCACAGTTAAAGGGACAGTTCACCCCAGAAACTTTATGGGCTTTGAGGCCGTTTGGCAAGTTGATCAACTTTGGAGACTAAGTCTGTATAAACTAGAACATACTAATGTACTAGAACTAGATGAAGCAACAAACAAATAGAACACAGCCATAGTGATTTTTTTCTAGAAATCATGACACACTAACTAAAAAAAACCTCTCCAGAAACCCATAAACATTGTGAacaattttcttctgcttgaaaTATCCGACATGCAGCAAAGGGCCACGGGTCTGACTCCAACCCAGCGCTCTGTCCATGTGGCATGCCTGTATGGTTGCCTGCTTAACTACTGAGCTAAACTGGCGCCCCCTTACACACAATATTGTCACTGcgctctttttgttgttttttttatctctaaACCCAGTTGTCAGGTCGTGattttagaaatgtgtttttaaataaaatttaaaaaaaatcaccttcTAATACAACAAAGTTGTTGCACCTGTAAGATTGTatttctgattttgttttttgatccACACCAGGCACAGCGCGTGGCATTGTTATTTGCACTGGAGACCGCACAGTCATGGGCCGCATTGCTACTCTGACGTCCGGCCTGGAAACCGGCAAAACACCCATTGCCCGCGAGATCGAGCACTTTATCCACATTATCACAGGAGTGGCTGTCTTCTTGGGCGTCACCTTTTTCATCTTGGCCATCATTTTGGGTTACACCTGGCTGGAGGCCGTCATCTTCCTCATTGGCATCATTGTGGCTAACGTGCCTGAAGGGCTGCTGGCTACTGTAACTGTAAGCAGGCAaacatttgctttatttttgtattttttttggtTACATATTTCAGTGCTTTCCTTTGCCTGATTCTTTTTCATGCCTTTTCACTGGTCTTTTTGGAGATTCTATAGAAATAAACACAAACCTTCTCATTTAGTGTTTAATATTGTGCTAGTGTATAATTAGATTACTTCTTTTAGAATCGAGGAAACGGATCAGTTGACAATTTGAACTCTGTGCAGGTATGTCTGACTCTGACTGCCAAGCGTATGGCTAAGAAGAACTGCCTGGTGAAAAACTTGGAAGCTGTTGAAACTCTGGGCTCCACCTCCACCATCTGCTCTGACAAGACCGGCACCCTGACCCAGAACAGGATGACTGTGGCCCACATGTGGTTTGACAACCAGATCCATGAGGCTGACACCACAGAGGACCAGTCGGGTAAGTGAAGGGACGGCATACGGGCAACACTGATGGCTCAAATATTTTTATAGtgtaaaagaattaaaaatgatTACTAAAAAAGTACAACATTTATTAATTCTCACTCTTACATTCCTTCTGCAGGTGCTGCATTTGACAAGAGCTCTGTGACATGGCTGTCTCTTTCTCGTGTTGCTGCTCTGTGTAACCGCGCACAGTTCAAAGCTGGACAAGACTCAGTGTCCATCCTGAAGCGTGACGTGGCTGGTGATGCCTCAGAGTCAGCTCTGCTGAAGTGTATCGAGCTGTCATGCGGCTCAGTCAGGATGATGAGGGATAAGAACAAGAAGGTGGCTGAGATTCCCTTTAACTCCACCAACAAATACCAAGTGAGTAAAGGGTCAATATGGGTGAACACATATGTTATACACTGAGTAATGCATCAGATGGTCTCATTTTAATGCTTATCTCTGTTCTCCTCCCCTAGCTTTCTGTTCATGAAACAGAAGATCCAAATGACAACCGCTACTTGCTGGTGATGAAGGGAGCCCCTGAGAGGATCCTGGATCGTTGTTCCACCATCATGCTGCAGGGCAAGGAGCAGCCTATGGATGAGGAGATGAAGGAAGCTTTCCAGAATGCTTACATGGAGCTGGGAGGACTGGGAGAGAGAGTACTGGGTAAGGTCGAAAGAGGTGAAGGTGGATACTGAGGGAAAGATTTGACAGTGTGGCCATCAGGTTCAAAATcccaaaatacacattttatttaataacaATTTATTTGAAAATGTAGCTCAGCTAAAAGTATTATTTTAGTCATCGCTTAATAGCCTATCGGATGCAGTGTATGTTCTTCTGGGCAAAGGATTGAGTGTTTACTTTATTATAAATGTGGTTTCCATTCATGATCATAGATAAAACGATAAGTCCGAACTTTCTTCATGCCAGGCTGCAGatgttccatccatccactgttattcatttattttttacatccaTTTAACTGGtttcaaagaagaaaatgttaaTGTTAGTACTCAGCTTAATTGTGATTATGGTTTTCACTATAATCGAGCAAGTCCTGTATCTGTGGACGCATCCATCCTGTGCTGTCTTCTGAAGGTCATGTTAACGTCCACTTTCCAGGTTTTGAATTCATTGTCAAACTGGTTTTTAAAAGACTGATCAAATCCAAATTGGACATTAATATATTTTTACTACACATCTGtactgtgtttatttgtttaatcaGCATCAGCCGCAGAGAGTTTCTTCCTGAGGGTCCTTAACACACTCAATCCAACAcgtaaacacaaaacaaggcTCTCCTCTTGCAGACAGCATTGAGTTTCATGTAGAAACTTCCTTACAAGATACTTTTACTTTAGTTCCAAGAATAGGGTTATAAGAAACGACACTTTAGAACTAAACAGCACACATCCGCTGTATTCATTATCCAAACTATTTTAATTACAATTCTTACTAATTTTGATACACACCGTTTTATATTTGACTCGTTCTTTAGGAGCTTAATTTAACATAAACTGGTAGGAACTTCCACCCAATCTTTGCCTGTGAATTACTGTTTTCTGTATATTACTTGTTTTAGCTTTTGGCATtgtaaagttattttctgttgcaAATCATTTTTCACAAGTATGTTCATTAAATGTGAAAACAGTCTTCAATATAATTAGCAATTACCCATCCTAGATTACTATTCATATCACTGACATGATTTCTGTAAGAGCATTATGATGCACGTCgtgaagatttatttttaatttgttgaaatgttttttttatttcttttacaatAATTGCAATAATCCAGCTGTGATAGAACCACTGCATTTAGAACCTctggttttattcattttaaacctCTTCTAACCACCCCCACCCATTCTACTTACAATGTTATTAATGTTGTAAGTTAATTTCTAACATACTGTTAAACCTAATAGTTTTGTCTCTTACACATTTTCAATAGGAAAATGTAAATCACGCGTGATATAATGAAGGTTTTATACTTTTAGAAGCTCAAAAAGCCCTATTTGAAATAAGGAAATTAACTGTGACAAACCTTGAAATAGCTAATTCAGCATCGCATACAAGAATTGTTTTTTAGAATTATAATACCGCTCTCTTGGTTTTCACTAATTTATAAGACTTtaacataatttttttaaattatgatctGTTGAATTGTTGAAACAAAACACTTTAAGGTTATAACTGTAGGAAGGAGTGTAGtggaatttatttaaaaagtagaGAAAGCCACAAAAAATATGCTTAAATAAACAGCATTAAATCACACATTTCCCCTCGCTCCAGGTTTCTGCCACGTGCTGCTGCCAGAGGATCAGTATCCCAAGGGCTTTGCCTTTGACACAGATGATGTTAACTTCCAGACAGATAATCTCTGCTTCGTCGGCCTCATATCCATGATTGACCCTCCCCGTGCCGCCGTGCCTGATGCTGTTGGCAAATGTCGATCCGCTGGTATCAAGGTAAGCTGTTTAGATTCGACACAAACTTCTTTGATCTTTAAGTTTAGTCTATTGTTGCCAATAAGAAGTCATTTTTGTTGTTCTCGTAGGTCATTATGGTTACTGGTGATCACCCGATCACAGCCAAGGCCATTGCCAAGGGAGTGGGCATCATCTCAGAGGGCAACGAGACAGTGGAGGACATCGCAGCTCGTCTCAACATACCTGTCAGCCAGGTCAATCCCAGGTAAGGAACgtttacagaaaaacacacaccaaACAAGCAGCAAGTCtcacaaagtgaaagcaaatttGTTCTAACATTTTAATGTCTGTGTTTAGAGACGCCAAGGCCTGTGTGATTCATGGCTCAGACCTCAAGGATCTGTCTCAGGATCAAATGGATGACATCCTGAGGAATCACACGGAGATTGTGTTTGCCAGGACCTCACCACAGCAGAAGCTGATCATTGTAGAAGGATGCCAGCGACTGGTTGGAACATTTTTAATATACTAGCTTGAAAAGAAGCTAcaggttttctttttggaaatGTACTGGCTTAATTCCAGGGACTGCACTTTGAGGTGTCAATATACTTTTGGAACAGCAGATGGCACTATTTGACCACTGGATGAAGAGCTTGCTTTTACACAGGGAGATAGATTGTATTAAAAATGgccatgttttttcatttttaatgcaaaaaatgCACCAGCctgttaattgttttttttacagttccCAAACTTAACATTTTTCTGTACAAAAGCTAGAAAAATAATGTTAAAaagaagctttaaaatgaaatgtaaaataaagtgGTAACAATCGAAATATAAGCACAtacaatattatatttttttatgtattaatgtatatttaatttattacatttatttaataatcTTGGAAATTAATAATTTCAATAAACTATCTTAAATTCAATAAAACCTTgctaaataataatgaaaacatgtaacaaaaacagctttttttatTCGCTTTAATTAATGTCGTTCTCTTTCATTTGTCCTAGGGTGCTATTGTAGCTGTGACAGGTGATGGTGTGAATGACTCACCTGCACTGAAAAAGGCTGACATTGGTGTTGCCATGGGAATCTCAGGCTCCGATGTGTCCAAGCAGGCTGCAGACATGATCTTGTTGGATGACAACTTTGCTTCTATTGTCACTGGAGTGGAAGAAGGTGAGACGACCCAAAGGAGAGCACTGAAAGACTAAGAACGCTTAAATCAATAAAAAGTTTTGTAATGAGAATCTGAGAAAGGACGTAGGAGGAAGATAGAAATGACGctttagaaagaaaagagatgctaatggttgttgtttttttccaataaAAAATGTCTTGCATGAAAGCAGAGTTCCCGATCATCCACTTGCATTTGAGATGTCAGAGTTGGACAGAATGTGACGTGAACTGTctactgtttcttttttttcttttctttacccTCTAGGTCGTTTGATCTTTGATAATCTTAAGAAGTCCATTGCCTACACCTTGACCAGCAACATCCCAGAGATCACCCCCTTCCTATTTTTTATCATAGTCAACATCCCATTGCCACTGGGAACCATCACAATCCTGTGTATTGACCTGGGAACTGACATGGTAAAGAGCTTAAAAAGACTCTTTGTTTAGTATGATGAATGCAGCATTATGCTCACATACAGCTCATactgtcttcttcttctactctCAGGTTCCAGCCATCTCTCTGGCTTATGAAGCAGCTGAGAGCGACATCATGAAGCGCCAGCCTAGGAACCCAGCCAGGGACAAGCTGGTGAATGAGAGGCTTATCAGCATTGCCTATGGACAAATTGGTGGGTGAACTGAAGATTGTGACTGTTGATCCAGGCTGTGAATTGTCTTTGATGTGGATTGAAGTTAGATCTGAGTTGCCTAGAAGTCATTTTGTTGTAAAAATCACTTTAtccccctctttttttctttttttttttgttcacaaAAAACAATAGTTGGATTATCTTTGGAGCTGTCCTCGGTGTTTAGGGGGAAACTCGATTTT
Coding sequences:
- the atp1a3b gene encoding sodium/potassium-transporting ATPase subunit alpha-3b isoform X1 encodes the protein MGYGKSDSYRVATTQDKDDRSPKKKKGATKDMDDLKKEVPITEHKMSVEEVCRKFQTDVVQGLTNAKAAEFLLRDGPNALTPPPTTPEWVKFCRQLFGGFSILLWTGAILCFLAYAIQAATEDEPAGDNLYLGIVLTAVVVITGCFSYFQEAKSSKIMESFKNMVPQQALVIREGEKVQINAEEVVAGDLIEVKGGDRIPADIRVTSAHGCKVDNSSLTGESEPQSRSPDCTHDNPLETRNVAFFSTNCVEGTARGIVICTGDRTVMGRIATLTSGLETGKTPIAREIEHFIHIITGVAVFLGVTFFILAIILGYTWLEAVIFLIGIIVANVPEGLLATVTVCLTLTAKRMAKKNCLVKNLEAVETLGSTSTICSDKTGTLTQNRMTVAHMWFDNQIHEADTTEDQSGAAFDKSSVTWLSLSRVAALCNRAQFKAGQDSVSILKRDVAGDASESALLKCIELSCGSVRMMRDKNKKVAEIPFNSTNKYQLSVHETEDPNDNRYLLVMKGAPERILDRCSTIMLQGKEQPMDEEMKEAFQNAYMELGGLGERVLGFCHVLLPEDQYPKGFAFDTDDVNFQTDNLCFVGLISMIDPPRAAVPDAVGKCRSAGIKVIMVTGDHPITAKAIAKGVGIISEGNETVEDIAARLNIPVSQVNPRDAKACVIHGSDLKDLSQDQMDDILRNHTEIVFARTSPQQKLIIVEGCQRLGAIVAVTGDGVNDSPALKKADIGVAMGISGSDVSKQAADMILLDDNFASIVTGVEEGRLIFDNLKKSIAYTLTSNIPEITPFLFFIIVNIPLPLGTITILCIDLGTDMVPAISLAYEAAESDIMKRQPRNPARDKLVNERLISIAYGQIGMIQALGGFFAYFVILAENGFLPSQLVGIRLNWDDRSLNDLEDSYGQQWTYEQRKIVEFTCHTAFFVSIVVVQWADLIICKTRRNSVFQQGMKNKILIFGLFEETALAAFLSYCPGMDVALRMYPLKPTWWFCAFPYSFLIFVYDEARKLILRRNPGGWVEKETYY
- the atp1a3b gene encoding sodium/potassium-transporting ATPase subunit alpha-3b isoform X2, with product MGDKDDRSPKKKKGATKDMDDLKKEVPITEHKMSVEEVCRKFQTDVVQGLTNAKAAEFLLRDGPNALTPPPTTPEWVKFCRQLFGGFSILLWTGAILCFLAYAIQAATEDEPAGDNLYLGIVLTAVVVITGCFSYFQEAKSSKIMESFKNMVPQQALVIREGEKVQINAEEVVAGDLIEVKGGDRIPADIRVTSAHGCKVDNSSLTGESEPQSRSPDCTHDNPLETRNVAFFSTNCVEGTARGIVICTGDRTVMGRIATLTSGLETGKTPIAREIEHFIHIITGVAVFLGVTFFILAIILGYTWLEAVIFLIGIIVANVPEGLLATVTVCLTLTAKRMAKKNCLVKNLEAVETLGSTSTICSDKTGTLTQNRMTVAHMWFDNQIHEADTTEDQSGAAFDKSSVTWLSLSRVAALCNRAQFKAGQDSVSILKRDVAGDASESALLKCIELSCGSVRMMRDKNKKVAEIPFNSTNKYQLSVHETEDPNDNRYLLVMKGAPERILDRCSTIMLQGKEQPMDEEMKEAFQNAYMELGGLGERVLGFCHVLLPEDQYPKGFAFDTDDVNFQTDNLCFVGLISMIDPPRAAVPDAVGKCRSAGIKVIMVTGDHPITAKAIAKGVGIISEGNETVEDIAARLNIPVSQVNPRDAKACVIHGSDLKDLSQDQMDDILRNHTEIVFARTSPQQKLIIVEGCQRLGAIVAVTGDGVNDSPALKKADIGVAMGISGSDVSKQAADMILLDDNFASIVTGVEEGRLIFDNLKKSIAYTLTSNIPEITPFLFFIIVNIPLPLGTITILCIDLGTDMVPAISLAYEAAESDIMKRQPRNPARDKLVNERLISIAYGQIGMIQALGGFFAYFVILAENGFLPSQLVGIRLNWDDRSLNDLEDSYGQQWTYEQRKIVEFTCHTAFFVSIVVVQWADLIICKTRRNSVFQQGMKNKILIFGLFEETALAAFLSYCPGMDVALRMYPLKPTWWFCAFPYSFLIFVYDEARKLILRRNPGGWVEKETYY